The proteins below are encoded in one region of Silene latifolia isolate original U9 population chromosome 2, ASM4854445v1, whole genome shotgun sequence:
- the LOC141640989 gene encoding uncharacterized protein LOC141640989, translating to MKGVRRFCIKGKLSPKYVGPYEVLKRIGPVAYRLELPASLGKVHDVFHVSQLRKYISDPSHVLQTEVLEIEPNLTYEEGPIRILDKKEKRLRNKVVPLVKVLWGCDKFVEETWETQYSMRAKHPHLFERGR from the exons ATGAAGGGTGTTAGAAGGTTTTGTATAAAAGGGAAGCTGAGTCCTAAGTATGTGGGTCCTTATGAGGTGCTCAAGAGAATTGGCCCAGTGGCGTATAGGTTGGAGTTGCCAGCTAGTCTTGGGAAGGTTCATGACGTGTTCCATGTTTCTCAGctgaggaagtacattagcgaTCCCAGTCACGTCTTGCAAACTGAAGTTTTGGAAATTGAGCCTAACCTGACCTATGAGGAGGGACCTATTCgcatcttggataagaaggaaaAACGCCTTAGAAATAAGGTTGTACCTTTAGTTAAAGTTCTTTGGGGGTGCGACAAGTTCGTGGAAGAGACATGGGAGACTCAATATTCTATGCGAGCAAAGCACCCCCATCTTTTTGAGAGAG GGCGATAA